From one Microbacterium sp. 10M-3C3 genomic stretch:
- the paaK gene encoding phenylacetate--CoA ligase PaaK, whose translation MSKTTAPTRPAHDAPETLTRPELEALQLERLQWTVRHAYENVPLYRRTFDEAGVAPADIRSLADVVRLPFTTKADLRETYPFGMFAVPQAEVRRIHASSGTTGRPTVVGYTAGDLDRWADLVARSLRAAGVRAGMRVHNAYGYGLFTGGLGAHAGIERLGATVIPMSGGQTARQVQLIRDFEPDAIMCTPSYLLTIADAIEEAGIDPRSTSLKVGILGAEPWTNRLRAEIERRLGIDAVDIYGLSEVMGPGVASESALTKDGPHVWEDHFLPETIHGDTGAPVADGEVGELVFTSLTKEAFPVIRYRTRDLTRLLPGTAYPAMRRIEKITGRNDDMIILRGVNLFPTQIEELVLGIETLTPHFILELRREGRLDCMAVRIERHPDLERSVCEAAAEVLQQRIKTHIGTSVDVIVAEPGELPRSEGKYKRVYDYR comes from the coding sequence ATGTCGAAGACGACCGCCCCGACCCGCCCCGCCCACGATGCGCCCGAGACGCTGACGCGCCCCGAGCTGGAGGCGCTGCAGCTCGAGCGGCTGCAGTGGACCGTGCGTCACGCGTATGAGAACGTTCCGCTGTATCGGCGCACCTTCGACGAGGCCGGTGTCGCGCCCGCCGACATCCGCTCGCTCGCCGATGTCGTGCGCCTGCCCTTCACCACGAAGGCCGACCTGCGCGAGACGTACCCGTTCGGCATGTTCGCCGTGCCGCAGGCCGAGGTGCGCCGCATCCACGCGTCGTCCGGCACGACCGGGCGTCCGACGGTCGTCGGCTACACCGCCGGCGACCTCGACCGCTGGGCAGACCTCGTCGCGCGGTCGCTGCGCGCGGCAGGCGTGCGGGCGGGCATGCGGGTGCACAACGCGTACGGCTACGGCCTGTTCACGGGCGGCCTCGGCGCTCACGCGGGCATCGAGCGGCTCGGCGCGACCGTCATCCCGATGTCGGGCGGGCAGACCGCGCGCCAGGTGCAGCTCATCCGCGACTTCGAGCCCGACGCCATCATGTGCACGCCCAGCTACCTGCTGACGATCGCCGATGCGATCGAGGAGGCGGGCATCGACCCGCGCTCGACGTCGCTGAAGGTGGGTATCCTCGGCGCCGAGCCGTGGACGAACCGGCTGCGCGCCGAGATCGAGCGGCGCCTCGGGATCGACGCCGTCGACATCTACGGGCTGAGCGAGGTCATGGGCCCGGGTGTAGCGAGCGAGAGCGCGCTGACGAAGGACGGCCCGCACGTGTGGGAGGATCACTTCCTCCCCGAGACGATCCACGGCGACACCGGTGCGCCCGTCGCCGACGGCGAGGTCGGCGAGCTCGTGTTCACCTCCCTCACGAAGGAGGCATTCCCCGTCATCCGGTATCGCACGCGCGACCTGACGCGTCTGCTGCCGGGCACCGCCTACCCCGCGATGCGGCGCATCGAGAAGATCACCGGCCGCAACGACGACATGATCATCCTGCGCGGCGTGAACCTCTTCCCGACGCAGATCGAGGAGCTCGTGCTCGGCATCGAGACGCTCACGCCGCACTTCATCCTCGAGCTCCGCCGCGAGGGGCGGCTGGACTGCATGGCCGTGCGCATCGAGCGGCACCCCGACCTCGAGCGCTCGGTGTGCGAAGCGGCGGCCGAGGTGCTGCAGCAGCGCATCAAGACGCACATCGGCACGTCGGTCGATGTGATCGTCGCCGAGCCGGGGGAGCTGCCCCGCAGCGAAGGCAAGTACAAGCGCGTCTACGACTACCGCTGA
- the paaE gene encoding 1,2-phenylacetyl-CoA epoxidase subunit PaaE — protein MAAQNIATRRRGRFHALEVAAVRPLTADAVEVTFAVPDDLAGEYDYAPGQYVALRTTLDGHEVRRSYSLCRPPARGSLSVAVKRAEGGRFSEWAQTQLHPGDRLDVMSPQGTFTSGLAALDGAHVAAIAAGSGITPVMALATTVLAGSDTARFTLVYTNRSSLDVMFLDELADLKDRYPTRFALHHVLSREQRAAPVLSGRIDEERLRVLLHGLIRPETVDEWFLCGPIELVQLCRTTLADVGVDPAHVRFELFTTGEDDRGPRPPVTVRTDEPVTTIAFTLDGQSSQVESPVSARESILDAALRVRPDTPFACAGGVCGTCRARLISGSVSMTENYALEPDEIERGYVLTCQSHPTTDRVTVDYDS, from the coding sequence ATGGCCGCCCAGAACATCGCGACGCGACGCCGCGGCCGGTTCCACGCGCTCGAGGTCGCCGCCGTCCGCCCGCTCACCGCCGACGCGGTCGAGGTGACCTTCGCCGTGCCCGACGACCTCGCCGGCGAGTACGACTACGCACCCGGGCAGTACGTGGCGCTGCGGACGACGCTCGACGGGCACGAGGTGCGCCGCTCGTACTCGCTATGCCGCCCCCCGGCACGCGGATCGCTCAGCGTCGCGGTCAAGCGCGCCGAGGGCGGCCGGTTCTCCGAATGGGCGCAGACCCAGCTGCATCCGGGCGACCGTCTCGACGTCATGAGCCCGCAGGGCACGTTCACGAGCGGCCTCGCCGCCCTCGACGGTGCGCACGTCGCGGCCATCGCGGCGGGCTCGGGCATCACGCCCGTCATGGCGCTCGCGACGACCGTGCTCGCCGGATCGGACACGGCGCGGTTCACGCTCGTCTACACGAACCGCTCGAGCCTGGACGTCATGTTCCTCGACGAGCTCGCCGACCTGAAGGACCGCTACCCGACGCGCTTCGCGCTGCACCACGTGCTCTCACGGGAGCAGCGGGCGGCGCCCGTCCTGTCGGGCCGCATCGACGAGGAGCGGCTGCGGGTGCTGCTGCACGGGCTCATCCGCCCCGAGACGGTGGACGAGTGGTTCCTGTGCGGGCCGATCGAGCTCGTGCAGCTGTGCCGCACGACGCTCGCAGACGTCGGCGTCGACCCCGCGCACGTGCGGTTCGAGCTCTTCACGACCGGCGAGGACGACCGCGGCCCGCGCCCACCGGTCACCGTCCGCACCGACGAGCCGGTGACGACGATCGCCTTCACGCTCGACGGGCAGTCGTCGCAAGTGGAGTCGCCCGTCAGCGCGCGCGAGTCGATCCTCGACGCGGCGCTCCGGGTGCGCCCCGACACGCCCTTCGCGTGCGCGGGCGGCGTGTGCGGCACGTGCCGCGCGCGGCTGATCTCCGGCTCCGTCAGCATGACGGAGAACTACGCGCTCGAGCCCGACGAGATCGAGCGCGGCTACGTGCTCACGTGCCAGTCGCATCCGACCACCGACCGCGTGACGGTCGACTACGACAGCTGA
- a CDS encoding aspartate/glutamate racemase family protein, whose product MRTIGILGGMSWESTAVYLRLLNEGVRARLGGLHSARLRVATVDFDDIVSLQRAGDWDAAGAVLATEAAALEAAGAESVLIATNTMHKVYDRVQDAVGIPVLHLADVTADAVRAAGLSRVGLLATAYTMEQDFYRDRLAAHGVEAMVPDASDRREVQRIIFEELCIGEVTDASRATLARIAADLLAHGAQGIVLGCTELELSIGAAEVAAPIFPTTTLHCRAALELALA is encoded by the coding sequence ATGCGAACGATCGGCATCCTCGGCGGCATGAGCTGGGAATCGACGGCGGTGTACCTGCGCCTCCTCAACGAAGGCGTGCGCGCCCGGCTCGGCGGCCTGCACTCGGCGCGGCTGCGCGTCGCGACGGTCGACTTCGACGACATCGTGTCGCTGCAGCGCGCGGGCGACTGGGACGCGGCGGGTGCGGTGCTCGCGACGGAGGCGGCGGCACTCGAGGCGGCGGGGGCGGAGAGCGTCCTCATCGCGACGAACACGATGCACAAGGTCTACGACCGCGTCCAGGATGCCGTCGGCATCCCCGTGCTCCACCTCGCTGACGTCACGGCCGACGCCGTGCGCGCCGCAGGGCTGTCGCGGGTGGGGCTGCTGGCGACGGCGTACACGATGGAGCAGGACTTCTACCGCGACCGCCTGGCCGCGCACGGCGTCGAGGCGATGGTCCCCGACGCGTCGGATCGACGCGAGGTGCAGCGCATCATCTTCGAGGAGCTGTGCATCGGCGAGGTGACGGATGCGTCGCGCGCGACGCTCGCGCGCATCGCCGCCGACCTGCTCGCGCACGGCGCGCAGGGCATCGTCCTCGGCTGCACGGAGCTCGAGCTCTCGATCGGCGCCGCTGAGGTCGCAGCGCCGATCTTCCCCACGACGACTCTGCACTGCCGCGCCGCTCTCGAGCTCGCCCTCGCCTGA
- a CDS encoding HNH endonuclease signature motif containing protein — protein sequence MEGTASLGHRDDDDAALACLVEEIVDIHAAIASLEAELATRMAATQQIANQRAAHQSAETRMREIEERSIAAEIGLATRVNDRAVQNRMHDAHELVRDYPTAHAALADGRISSRHAAVIVETGRALQDPDARALYEATVLERALRDTAPRTKAFAEQVVEELHPRSITERHREAVKTRTVWMQHRGDSMSELGIITPTVLAEGIWDRLTQQAHETKTVQVAPPADEPDADDDAVYDERSLDQIRADIAIDLLLTGGPSVDPTTGAITGPAGGLAAIHARASIVIPAVTAAGFADRGATLDGATPVDAETARALLAGAPSWERIFTHPIHGHVLATDTYRRPANLDRYLAARDIHCRFPGCRRPARVCDRDHNHDWALGGTTDACNLACLCKRHHTLKTEKPWKPVQLRDGSIRWTSPLGRVSTDPPERYVIFRDEPDPPPSDPPF from the coding sequence ATGGAAGGCACCGCGAGTCTCGGTCATCGTGACGACGATGATGCGGCTCTCGCGTGCCTGGTCGAGGAGATCGTCGACATCCATGCGGCGATCGCATCGCTCGAAGCCGAACTCGCCACGCGCATGGCAGCCACCCAGCAGATCGCGAACCAGCGTGCCGCTCACCAGTCGGCCGAGACGCGGATGCGGGAGATCGAGGAGCGCTCGATCGCCGCGGAGATCGGGCTGGCTACCCGGGTGAATGACCGGGCGGTGCAGAACCGGATGCACGACGCACACGAACTCGTCCGGGACTACCCCACCGCCCACGCCGCCCTCGCCGACGGCCGCATCTCGTCCCGCCACGCCGCCGTCATCGTCGAGACCGGACGGGCGCTGCAGGACCCGGACGCCCGCGCGCTGTACGAGGCGACGGTGTTGGAGCGGGCGCTGCGGGATACGGCCCCGCGGACGAAGGCGTTCGCCGAGCAGGTCGTGGAAGAGCTGCATCCCCGGTCGATCACGGAACGGCACCGGGAGGCGGTGAAGACGCGGACGGTGTGGATGCAGCATCGGGGCGACAGCATGTCCGAACTCGGGATCATCACGCCCACCGTCCTCGCCGAAGGCATCTGGGACCGGCTCACCCAGCAAGCCCACGAGACCAAGACCGTGCAGGTCGCGCCGCCGGCCGACGAGCCGGACGCGGATGACGACGCCGTGTACGACGAGCGGAGCCTGGACCAGATCCGCGCGGACATCGCCATCGACCTGCTCCTGACCGGCGGTCCGAGCGTCGACCCCACCACCGGCGCGATCACCGGACCGGCCGGCGGGCTCGCCGCCATCCACGCCCGCGCATCGATCGTGATCCCCGCCGTCACCGCCGCCGGGTTCGCCGACCGCGGCGCGACGCTCGACGGCGCCACCCCCGTCGACGCCGAGACCGCCCGTGCCCTGCTCGCCGGCGCGCCCTCATGGGAGCGGATCTTCACCCACCCCATCCACGGACACGTCCTCGCCACCGACACCTACCGGCGACCGGCCAACCTCGACCGGTACCTCGCCGCCCGCGACATCCACTGCCGGTTCCCCGGATGCCGCAGGCCCGCCCGCGTGTGCGACCGCGACCACAACCACGACTGGGCCCTCGGCGGCACCACCGACGCGTGCAATCTCGCCTGCCTGTGCAAGAGACACCACACGCTCAAGACCGAGAAACCCTGGAAACCCGTCCAACTCCGTGACGGCAGCATCCGATGGACCAGCCCCCTCGGGCGCGTGTCCACCGACCCTCCTGAGAGGTACGTCATCTTCCGCGACGAACCCGACCCACCACCCAGCGACCCACCCTTCTGA
- a CDS encoding enoyl-CoA hydratase-related protein, protein MIRLDLADDVATVTLDAPQRLNALGPDDLRALDATYVEAEAAGVRALVLRGDGRAFCAGRDIAGVDAATDDVAGYLDGLLLPLLQRMAGFPAPTFAAAHGACLGVGLGLLIATDVVYVADDATIGSPFARLGATLDSGGHALFVERLGAHRTLDLIYSGGLMTGEEAVRLGLFSRAMPAAEVHGAVDAAARAAASGPTQAFLASKRLVARLRDERLGLWDAVVAENAAQAALRDTADYREGFAAFQAKRAPEFHGR, encoded by the coding sequence ATGATCCGCCTCGACCTCGCCGACGACGTCGCGACCGTGACCCTCGACGCGCCCCAGCGCCTCAACGCACTCGGCCCCGACGACCTGCGGGCGCTCGACGCGACGTACGTCGAGGCCGAGGCGGCGGGGGTGCGCGCCCTCGTGCTGCGGGGCGACGGGCGCGCGTTCTGCGCCGGCCGCGACATCGCGGGCGTGGATGCGGCGACCGACGACGTCGCCGGCTACCTCGACGGACTGCTGCTGCCGCTGCTGCAGCGCATGGCGGGATTTCCCGCCCCGACGTTCGCCGCCGCGCACGGCGCGTGCCTGGGTGTCGGGCTCGGGCTGCTCATCGCAACCGACGTCGTGTACGTCGCCGACGACGCGACGATCGGGTCGCCCTTCGCGCGCCTGGGCGCGACGCTCGACTCGGGCGGCCACGCCCTGTTCGTCGAGCGGCTGGGGGCACATCGCACGCTCGACCTCATCTACTCGGGCGGCCTGATGACGGGCGAGGAGGCCGTGCGGCTCGGGCTCTTCTCGCGCGCGATGCCGGCGGCCGAAGTACATGGCGCCGTCGATGCCGCGGCGCGGGCCGCTGCATCCGGTCCGACGCAGGCGTTCCTCGCGAGCAAGCGCCTCGTCGCACGGCTCCGCGACGAGCGTCTCGGTCTGTGGGACGCGGTCGTGGCCGAGAACGCCGCACAGGCCGCGCTGCGCGACACCGCCGACTACCGCGAGGGCTTCGCGGCGTTCCAGGCCAAGCGCGCTCCGGAGTTCCACGGCCGCTGA
- the paaD gene encoding 1,2-phenylacetyl-CoA epoxidase subunit PaaD codes for MTAWDVAAAVVDPEVPVLTIADLGVLRDVREDGDAVVVTITPTYSGCPAMDVIRDDLELALGAAGYRDVRVNLVLSPAWTTDWMSAEGKRKLAEFGIAPPSGRAAASGPIRLQLGVKCPRCGSLDTREVTRFGSTSCKALYECRACLEPFDFFKVH; via the coding sequence GTGACCGCGTGGGACGTCGCCGCGGCGGTCGTCGACCCCGAGGTGCCGGTGCTCACGATCGCCGACCTCGGCGTGCTCCGCGACGTGCGGGAGGACGGCGACGCGGTCGTCGTGACGATCACCCCGACCTACTCCGGATGCCCCGCGATGGACGTCATCCGCGACGACCTCGAGCTCGCCCTCGGCGCCGCCGGTTACCGGGACGTGCGCGTGAACCTCGTGCTGTCGCCCGCGTGGACCACCGACTGGATGAGCGCCGAGGGCAAGCGCAAGCTCGCGGAGTTCGGGATCGCTCCGCCGAGCGGCCGTGCCGCCGCATCCGGGCCGATCCGGCTGCAGCTGGGCGTCAAGTGCCCGCGCTGCGGCTCGCTCGACACGCGCGAGGTGACGCGCTTCGGCTCCACGTCGTGCAAGGCGCTCTACGAGTGCCGCGCGTGCCTCGAGCCCTTCGACTTCTTCAAGGTGCACTGA
- the paaA gene encoding 1,2-phenylacetyl-CoA epoxidase subunit PaaA: protein MTTTATPAASAPDIAAEQDAFDALIAAEQRIEPRDWMPDGYRRTLIRQISQHAHSEIIGMQPEGGWITRAPSLKRKAILLAKVQDEAGHGLYLYSAAQTLGITREEMTQQLIDGTAKYSSIFNYPAPTWADMGAIGWLVDGAAICNQVPLCRASYGPYGRAMVRICKEESFHQRQGFEILLTLMRGTDAQRKMAQDAVDRWYWPSLMMFGPPDDASPNSAQSTAWKIKRFSNDDLRQRFIGMLVPQAEVLGVTLPDPELRWDEDAQRWHTSPIDWTEFHEVIAGRGPLNAARLQHRRDAHEDGAWVREAAAEYARKQRERRTKVAA from the coding sequence ATGACGACGACAGCGACGCCGGCCGCATCCGCACCGGACATCGCCGCCGAGCAGGACGCGTTCGACGCGCTGATCGCCGCGGAGCAGCGCATCGAGCCGCGCGACTGGATGCCCGACGGCTACCGGCGCACGCTCATCCGGCAGATCTCGCAGCACGCGCACTCGGAGATCATCGGCATGCAGCCCGAGGGCGGCTGGATCACGCGCGCGCCGAGCCTCAAGCGCAAGGCGATCCTGCTCGCCAAGGTGCAGGACGAGGCCGGGCACGGCCTCTACCTCTACTCCGCCGCGCAGACCCTCGGCATCACGCGCGAGGAGATGACGCAGCAGCTCATCGACGGCACGGCGAAGTACTCCTCGATCTTCAACTACCCGGCGCCGACGTGGGCCGACATGGGCGCGATCGGCTGGCTCGTCGACGGCGCCGCGATCTGCAACCAGGTGCCGCTGTGCCGCGCGTCGTACGGACCGTACGGCCGCGCGATGGTGCGCATCTGCAAGGAGGAGTCGTTCCACCAGCGTCAGGGGTTCGAGATCCTCCTCACCCTCATGCGGGGCACCGACGCGCAGCGGAAGATGGCGCAGGATGCGGTGGACCGCTGGTACTGGCCGAGTCTCATGATGTTCGGTCCGCCCGATGACGCTTCGCCGAACTCGGCGCAGTCGACCGCCTGGAAGATCAAGCGCTTCTCCAACGACGACCTCCGGCAGCGCTTCATCGGCATGCTCGTGCCGCAGGCCGAGGTGCTCGGGGTGACCCTGCCCGACCCCGAGCTGCGCTGGGACGAGGATGCGCAGCGCTGGCACACCAGCCCCATCGACTGGACGGAGTTCCACGAGGTCATCGCCGGGCGCGGACCCCTCAACGCCGCGCGCCTGCAGCACCGCCGCGACGCGCACGAGGACGGCGCGTGGGTGCGAGAGGCGGCCGCCGAGTACGCGCGGAAGCAGCGCGAGCGCCGAACGAAGGTGGCGGCGTGA
- a CDS encoding metal-dependent hydrolase, giving the protein MIEADTRISYPDGDVTSESAIVHVQPGGAATSLVVLAATAAHPVDPTWPDQGPDRGTLTVGGSDLPLQDVRIGAWDGTELHVGDRLPARLGTEGWRFVVVHEVPADAALEVGATAVVHVDERHRRSLSLGHTACHVASLALNAALADRWTKDARRDALGAPDFDGIAIQRSVIRPWGSTDTYRLGKSLRRSGFRTEGLGEELDEIARRIDERLAGWVASDAAVWIERPSDALTARRSWHCALPEQTAVIPCGGTHARHLGELGAVTVRLALDDSGTELTMETDARPAGTP; this is encoded by the coding sequence ATGATCGAGGCGGACACGCGCATCTCGTACCCCGACGGAGACGTCACGAGCGAGAGCGCGATCGTGCACGTGCAGCCCGGTGGCGCGGCGACGAGCCTCGTCGTGCTCGCGGCGACCGCGGCGCATCCGGTCGACCCGACGTGGCCCGACCAGGGCCCCGACCGCGGCACCCTCACGGTCGGCGGCTCCGACCTGCCGCTCCAGGACGTTCGGATCGGCGCGTGGGACGGCACCGAGCTGCACGTCGGCGATCGGCTGCCGGCACGGCTGGGCACCGAGGGGTGGCGCTTCGTCGTCGTGCACGAGGTGCCCGCGGATGCGGCGCTCGAGGTCGGCGCGACGGCCGTCGTGCACGTGGACGAGCGGCACCGCCGCAGCCTGTCGCTCGGCCACACCGCGTGCCACGTCGCATCGCTCGCCCTGAACGCCGCGCTCGCCGACCGGTGGACGAAGGACGCGCGCCGCGACGCGCTCGGTGCGCCCGACTTCGACGGCATCGCGATCCAGCGGTCGGTCATCCGGCCGTGGGGGTCGACCGACACCTACCGGCTCGGCAAGTCGCTGCGCCGGAGCGGCTTCCGTACCGAGGGGCTGGGCGAGGAGCTCGACGAGATCGCGCGGCGGATCGATGAGCGTCTGGCCGGGTGGGTCGCCTCGGACGCCGCAGTGTGGATCGAACGGCCGTCGGATGCCCTGACGGCGCGCCGGTCCTGGCACTGCGCGTTGCCGGAGCAGACGGCGGTGATCCCGTGCGGCGGCACCCACGCCCGTCATCTTGGCGAGCTGGGGGCTGTGACTGTGCGGCTCGCCCTCGACGACAGCGGCACCGAGCTGACGATGGAGACCGACGCGCGGCCGGCGGGTACACCGTGA
- the paaB gene encoding 1,2-phenylacetyl-CoA epoxidase subunit PaaB: MTSPGASAEQWPLWEVFVRAKRGLSHVHVGSLHAPDAELAVRNARDLYTRRGEGVSLWVVPADAITASDPDAKGAWFESPAGKNFRHAVYYTASEGVPHL; encoded by the coding sequence GTGACCAGTCCGGGAGCGTCCGCCGAGCAGTGGCCGCTCTGGGAGGTCTTCGTCCGGGCCAAGCGCGGCCTCAGTCACGTCCACGTCGGGTCGCTCCACGCGCCCGACGCCGAGCTTGCCGTGCGCAACGCGCGCGACCTCTACACGCGGCGCGGCGAAGGCGTGTCGCTGTGGGTCGTGCCCGCCGACGCCATCACCGCGAGCGACCCCGACGCCAAGGGCGCGTGGTTCGAGAGCCCCGCCGGCAAGAACTTCCGCCACGCGGTGTACTACACCGCGTCCGAGGGGGTGCCGCACCTGTGA
- a CDS encoding LysR family transcriptional regulator, with amino-acid sequence MSHPLDLDPRSLVVLHHIARAGSLSGAARALGWSHPAVAQHVRRLEAHIGAPLVIRAGRGVELTEAGLVAAAAGADIAATLAHARAGFADVAAAAPRVRVVAFPTACATLLVDAHASLAARGDAVRLDIAEAEPDEALAALDAGDADLAVTFHDESPRDPRATVLGIDAMVVVVAGSDRRADAAAVDVRDLEGDAVIAGCPACQRRFTRHADAHGVRPALHPQVTDDYVLMQAMAAVGQGPAVLPRLSMAAHRRADVAVRELTPRLVRHVAVWRTAGRRTAGADALTAALAEAASRAFEPA; translated from the coding sequence ATGTCCCATCCGCTCGACCTCGACCCGCGCAGCCTCGTCGTGCTGCATCACATCGCGCGGGCGGGGTCGCTCTCGGGCGCGGCGCGGGCGCTCGGCTGGAGTCATCCGGCCGTCGCGCAGCACGTGCGCCGCCTCGAGGCGCACATCGGGGCGCCGCTCGTCATCCGCGCGGGCCGCGGCGTGGAGCTGACCGAGGCGGGCCTCGTCGCGGCGGCCGCCGGCGCCGACATCGCGGCGACCCTCGCCCATGCGCGCGCCGGGTTCGCCGACGTCGCGGCGGCGGCTCCCCGCGTGCGCGTCGTCGCGTTCCCGACCGCGTGCGCGACACTCCTCGTCGACGCGCACGCGTCGCTCGCCGCACGCGGCGACGCCGTGCGGCTCGACATCGCCGAAGCCGAACCCGACGAGGCGCTCGCCGCGCTCGATGCAGGCGATGCCGACCTCGCGGTGACCTTCCACGACGAGTCGCCGCGCGACCCGCGCGCGACGGTGCTCGGCATCGACGCGATGGTCGTCGTGGTCGCCGGCTCCGACCGGCGGGCGGATGCGGCGGCCGTTGACGTGCGCGACCTCGAGGGCGACGCGGTGATCGCCGGATGCCCCGCGTGCCAGCGGCGCTTCACACGCCACGCCGACGCGCACGGGGTGCGGCCTGCGCTGCATCCGCAGGTCACCGACGACTACGTGCTGATGCAGGCGATGGCCGCCGTCGGGCAGGGCCCGGCGGTGCTGCCGCGCCTGTCGATGGCGGCGCACCGCCGTGCCGACGTCGCGGTGCGCGAGCTCACGCCGCGCCTCGTGCGGCACGTCGCGGTGTGGCGGACCGCCGGCCGGCGCACCGCCGGGGCCGACGCGCTCACGGCCGCACTCGCCGAGGCCGCCTCGCGCGCGTTCGAGCCGGCCTGA
- the paaC gene encoding 1,2-phenylacetyl-CoA epoxidase subunit PaaC: MTLRQAQGPADIHGEVTVDEVELSAELAGEGGAVASADVAEYTLWLGDDALVLSQRLMEWLARAPELEEDVALANIALDLLGHARSLLRYAGTADGRSEDDLAYFRDEPEFRSAWLFEQPNGDFARTIARQLVASTYLFELWTALSASTDTTLAAIAAKAVKEVDYHRDHAVQWTLRLAGGTDESRRRMRRGLADTWPYVDELFRDTALTDRLDGVAARPSSLRAGFDGVIAAVLAEAELDMPDAAPSRAGGRAGVHSPELGFLLAEMQVLARQHPGATW, translated from the coding sequence GTGACCCTTCGACAGGCTCAGGGACCGGCCGACATCCATGGTGAGGTGACCGTCGACGAGGTCGAGCTGTCGGCGGAGCTCGCGGGCGAGGGCGGGGCCGTCGCATCCGCCGACGTCGCCGAATACACGCTGTGGCTCGGCGACGACGCCCTCGTGCTGTCGCAGCGGCTCATGGAATGGCTCGCCCGCGCGCCCGAGCTCGAGGAGGACGTCGCCCTCGCGAACATCGCGCTCGACCTCCTCGGCCACGCCCGGTCGCTGCTGCGCTACGCCGGCACCGCCGACGGCCGCAGCGAGGACGACCTCGCGTATTTCCGCGACGAGCCGGAGTTCCGCAGCGCGTGGCTGTTCGAGCAGCCGAACGGCGACTTCGCCCGCACGATCGCGCGCCAGCTCGTGGCCTCGACGTACCTGTTCGAGCTGTGGACGGCGCTGTCGGCGTCGACCGACACGACACTCGCCGCGATCGCCGCGAAAGCGGTCAAGGAGGTCGACTACCACCGCGACCACGCCGTGCAGTGGACGCTGCGCCTGGCCGGCGGCACCGACGAGTCGCGCCGGCGGATGCGGCGCGGGCTCGCCGACACGTGGCCCTACGTCGACGAGCTGTTCCGCGACACCGCGCTCACCGACCGCCTCGACGGCGTCGCCGCGCGGCCGTCGTCGCTGCGCGCGGGCTTCGACGGCGTGATCGCGGCCGTCCTCGCCGAGGCCGAGCTCGACATGCCGGATGCGGCCCCCTCGCGCGCCGGCGGACGTGCGGGCGTGCACAGCCCGGAGCTGGGCTTCCTCCTCGCCGAGATGCAGGTGCTCGCGCGGCAGCACCCGGGGGCGACGTGGTGA